In Chiloscyllium plagiosum isolate BGI_BamShark_2017 chromosome 30, ASM401019v2, whole genome shotgun sequence, a genomic segment contains:
- the nelfb gene encoding negative elongation factor B, which produces MFSGLQELGIASGDDLKETLTNCTEPLKAIDQFQIENGILLPSLQSALPFLDLHSIPRLEFHQSVFDELREKLLDKVATIASEGKDGNRYNKLEDLLEKCFPLVKVPSIQPVVMCVMKHLPKVPEEKLKLVMADKELYKICATEVKRQIWQDNQALFGDEVSPLLKQYIVEKENALFSSELSVLHNFFSASPKTRRQGEVVQKLTNMIGKNVKLYDMVLQFLRTLFLRTRNVHYCTLRAELLMSLHDLDISEICSVDPCHKFTWCLDACIRERFVDAKRARELQGFLDGVKKGQEQVLGDLSMILCDPFAINTLALSTVKNLQELVSQDALPRDSPDLLLLLRMLSLGQGAWDMIDSQVFKEPKMEIELITKFLPNLMAFVVDDHSFNVDQKLPTEEKAASMYPTTLPESFIKFVLENRVACEIALYYVLHITKQRNKNAILRLLPSLVETYNDMAFSDIFLHLFTSHLTLLMEEFATEEFCTALFDGFILTTFSSKENVHRHILRLLLHLHHKVVPSKMASLQKALEPTKQSAEAVKDLYTQLTEKIESLKQSPVQTVETPPLELPLRTVSTPPAI; this is translated from the exons ATGTTCTCGGGTTTGCAGGAACTCGGCATCGCGAGCGGAGACGATCTGAAGGAAACTTTAACCAACTGCACGGAGCCGCTGAAGGCCATCGACCAATTCCAG ATTGAAAATGGAATTTTACTGCCATCCCTGCAGTCAGCGTTACCTTTCTTGGACCTGCACAGCATTCCCAGGCTGGAGTTCCACCAGTCTGTATTTGATGAACTACGGGAAAAACTGCTGGATAAAGTTGCTACCATAGCATCGGAGGGAAAAGATGGAAACAG GTATAACAAGTTAGAAGATCTCTTGGAAAAATGTTTTCCACTAGTCAAAGTTCCATCAATACAACCTGTAGTAATGTGCGTGATGAAACACTTGCCGAAG GTACCAGAAGAGAAATTAAAACTGGTGATGGCAGATAAAGAGCTGTACAAAATCTGTGCGACAGAAGTGAAACGCCAGATCTGGCAGGATAACCAGGCGCTGTTTGGAGATGAGGTCTCCCCATTGTTGAAACAGTATATTGTTGAGAAAGAAAATGCCCTCTTCAGcagtgagctgtcagtcctgcacAACTTCTTCTCAGCATCCCCCAAAACCAGACGTCAAGGAGAG GTTGTTCAGAAATTAACCAACATGATTGGGAAAAATGTAAAGCTCTATGACATGGTTCTCCAATTTCTACGCACTTTGTTCCTGAGGACAAGAAATGTCCATTACTGCACCCTGCGCGCAGAACTATTGATGTCTTTGCATGATCTAGATATCAGTGAAATATGTTCTGTGGATCCTTGTCACAAG TTTACCTGGTGCCTTGATGCTTGCATTAGAGAGAGATTTGTAGATGCAAAGAGAGCTCGAGAATTGCAGGGTTTTTTGGATGGAGTTAAGAAGGGACAGGAACAAGTGTTAGG TGACCTCTCGATGATCCTTTGTGACCCCTTTGCAATAAATACACTGGCTCTGAGTACGGTGAAAAATCTGCAGGAGTTGGTCAGCCAAGATGCATTGCCCAGA GACAGTCCCGACCTTCTCCTCTTGTTGCGCATGCTGTCGCTTGGTCAAGGGGCCTGGGATATGATTGACAGTCAGGTGTTCAAAGAGCCAAAAATG GAGATAGAACTGATTACGAAGTTCTTACCCAATCTGATGGCATTCGTCGTGGATGATCACAGTTTCAATGTGGACCAAAAACTGCCGACTGAGGAGAAGGCTGCAAGCATGTATCCCACCACCCTCCCAGAATCTTTTATCAA GTTCGTTCTGGAAAATCGTGTCGCTTGTGAAATTGCACTGTACTATGTGCTACATATTACAAAACAGAGGAACAAGAATGCCATTCTCCGCTTATTACCTTCATTAG TGGAAACCTATAATGACATGGCATTTAGTGATATTTTCTTGCACCTATTTACCAGCCATTTAACATTATTGATGGAGGAATTTGCTACAGAAGAATTCTGTACTGCACTATTTGATGGCTTCATCCTTACAACATTCTCCAG TAAAGAAAATGTACACAGACATATCCTGAGACTGCTGCTACATCTTCACCATAAAGTGGTACCTTCAAAAATGGCTTCATTGCAAAAGGCACTGGAACCTACCAAACAG AGTGCTGAAGCAGTGAAGGACTTGTATACTCAACTTACCGAAAAGATAGAAAGTCTTAAACAGAGCCCTGTGCAAACAGTAGAGACTCCGCCACTGGAGCTGCCTTTGAGGACTGTCTCTACACCTCCTGCCATCTGA